In Bacillus sp. SM2101, one genomic interval encodes:
- a CDS encoding copper-translocating P-type ATPase, protein MMKGKKTHQNVGNPERHTHQEHDDHKQHGHVGHNHLEHNSHNHREHNSHNHNEHDGHNHQEHNSHNHNEHDGHNHREHNSHNHREHNSHNHNEHDGHNHREHNNHNHNEHGGHNHQGHGGHNHGHMIADFKRRFYISLIVTIPILIFSPMIQSILGYELSFYGVNYALFILATFIFFYGGKPFLTGSYDELKQKSPGMMTLIALAIVVAYIYSTLTVFGLSGNNFFWELATLIDIMLLGHWIEMRSVMGASNALEELAKMIPSEAHLIDENGEITDVNISHLTQGNKVLVKPGEKVPVDGTIIKGNSSINESMLTGESVPVEKTIDDGVIAGSINGEGSLTIQVEKTGEDSYLSQVVKMVKEAQESRSKTQDLANRAAKWLFYLALIAGFVTLVTWLLLGYPFVYALERMVTVMVIACPHALGLAAPLVVARSTALAAKQGLLIRNRANFEEARNIQSIVFDKTGTLTEGEFGVTDIMTENGYEKKDVLQLAASLEVLSEHPIAKGIVGEAKAQKLTFYQPDEFESMTGKGLKGIVKGKEILLVSPGFVKANNIRFQQETFERLSEQGKTVIFVLINSEVAGMIALADKVRESAERAIARLKNINVQSLMLTGDNYKVAQWVGKQLNLDDVVAEVLPHEKADKIKELKATGLKIAMTGDGVNDAPALANADLGIAVGAGTDVAMETADVILVKSNPEDVVSILELSKSTYRKMIQNLWWATGYNIVAIPLAAGILSPIGIVLSPAVGAVLMSLSTVIVAINARLFKG, encoded by the coding sequence ATCAAGAACATAATAGTCATAATCATAACGAACACGATGGTCATAATCACCGAGAACATAATAGTCATAATCACCGAGAACATAATAGTCATAATCATAACGAACATGATGGTCATAATCACCGAGAACATAATAATCATAATCATAACGAACACGGGGGGCATAATCACCAAGGCCATGGAGGGCATAATCATGGGCATATGATTGCTGACTTTAAGAGGAGATTCTATATTTCTTTAATAGTAACAATACCAATATTAATTTTTTCTCCAATGATCCAATCGATTTTAGGGTATGAATTAAGTTTTTATGGAGTAAATTATGCTCTGTTTATTTTAGCAACATTCATTTTTTTCTATGGGGGAAAGCCTTTTTTAACAGGTTCTTACGATGAGCTGAAACAAAAGAGCCCTGGAATGATGACCTTAATAGCACTTGCGATTGTAGTGGCGTATATATATAGTACCTTGACTGTCTTTGGTTTATCAGGAAATAATTTCTTCTGGGAATTAGCCACCCTCATTGACATTATGTTATTAGGGCACTGGATAGAAATGCGATCAGTAATGGGAGCTTCTAATGCTCTGGAAGAATTAGCGAAAATGATTCCTTCAGAGGCTCATCTGATAGATGAAAATGGAGAAATAACAGATGTTAACATTAGTCATTTAACCCAAGGAAATAAAGTTCTAGTAAAACCTGGTGAAAAGGTCCCTGTTGATGGAACTATTATTAAGGGGAACTCTTCCATCAACGAATCTATGCTGACAGGTGAATCAGTACCAGTTGAAAAAACAATAGACGATGGGGTGATTGCAGGATCCATAAATGGAGAAGGATCTTTAACCATACAAGTAGAAAAAACGGGAGAAGATAGCTATCTTTCCCAAGTAGTAAAGATGGTTAAAGAAGCCCAAGAATCAAGATCCAAAACACAGGATTTAGCTAATCGAGCTGCTAAATGGTTATTTTATCTAGCACTAATTGCTGGGTTCGTTACATTGGTAACATGGTTATTGCTGGGGTACCCTTTTGTTTATGCGTTAGAACGTATGGTAACTGTAATGGTAATTGCTTGTCCTCATGCTTTAGGTTTAGCAGCTCCATTAGTTGTAGCTAGATCTACAGCATTAGCTGCAAAGCAAGGGTTATTAATCAGAAACCGTGCTAACTTTGAAGAAGCACGAAATATTCAATCCATTGTCTTTGATAAAACGGGTACTTTAACCGAGGGTGAATTTGGTGTAACTGATATCATGACTGAAAATGGCTATGAAAAGAAGGATGTTTTACAACTTGCAGCTTCTCTAGAAGTATTGTCTGAACACCCGATTGCTAAAGGGATAGTTGGAGAAGCAAAAGCTCAAAAATTAACTTTTTATCAGCCAGATGAGTTTGAATCGATGACAGGTAAAGGGCTAAAGGGAATTGTAAAAGGTAAAGAGATTTTACTAGTCAGCCCTGGTTTTGTTAAAGCAAATAATATAAGATTTCAACAAGAAACGTTTGAGAGATTATCTGAGCAAGGAAAAACTGTAATCTTTGTATTAATTAATAGTGAAGTAGCTGGAATGATTGCACTTGCTGATAAAGTTAGAGAAAGTGCTGAACGTGCAATCGCACGTTTGAAGAATATCAATGTCCAATCGTTGATGTTAACTGGAGATAATTACAAAGTAGCTCAATGGGTTGGAAAGCAATTGAATTTAGATGATGTAGTTGCAGAGGTATTACCACATGAAAAAGCAGACAAGATAAAAGAACTAAAAGCAACCGGTTTAAAAATAGCAATGACAGGGGATGGGGTCAATGATGCACCTGCTTTGGCAAACGCTGATCTCGGAATAGCTGTAGGAGCAGGTACTGATGTTGCAATGGAGACTGCAGATGTTATTTTAGTAAAAAGTAATCCTGAAGATGTTGTGTCCATCCTTGAGCTTTCAAAATCAACATATAGAAAAATGATTCAGAATCTTTGGTGGGCAACAGGGTATAATATTGTCGCGATTCCACTTGCAGCTGGAATCCTATCACCAATAGGAATCGTATTAAGTCCAGCAGTAGGAGCTGTATTAATGTCTCTAAGTACTGTAATTGTTGCGATAAACGCACGATTGTTCAAAGGTTAA
- the lgt gene encoding prolipoprotein diacylglyceryl transferase: MKPIFSIGPLSIYFFGLMIAIGVMAGLAILTREAKRRGLNYKLLIDGAIYSFIGGVIGARIIYVFMYDPIYFINNPLEIIFIHNGGLSIHGGILGGLAVGYIFLKRHKMPIWETLDIVAPALILAQGISRIGCDVFGGPISQALPWGMEVNGEYLHPSQAYEFLLDYLLFGYLWLRLKKSSYHGQIFIHYLIGYMIIRAIVEFSRINPMILGTISVSHLMSIVGITIGIFLMKYLKPRTTINNDNVITAKDYYKTIFAVIVLMLLSVIIYFGVQG; the protein is encoded by the coding sequence ATGAAACCCATATTTAGTATAGGTCCGCTTTCAATATATTTTTTCGGTTTAATGATAGCTATTGGTGTAATGGCAGGTTTAGCTATTTTAACTAGAGAAGCAAAACGTAGGGGACTTAATTATAAATTATTGATAGATGGTGCAATCTACTCTTTCATTGGTGGAGTAATAGGAGCTCGAATTATTTATGTATTCATGTACGATCCTATCTATTTTATTAATAATCCATTAGAAATTATATTCATTCATAACGGCGGACTCTCAATACATGGTGGTATTTTAGGTGGTCTTGCTGTTGGGTATATATTTTTGAAGCGTCACAAGATGCCGATTTGGGAAACATTAGATATTGTCGCGCCAGCATTAATATTAGCTCAAGGGATTAGTAGAATTGGTTGTGATGTATTTGGTGGTCCAATTTCACAGGCATTACCTTGGGGAATGGAAGTAAATGGAGAGTATCTTCATCCATCTCAAGCATACGAATTTTTATTAGATTATTTGTTATTTGGGTACCTATGGTTACGCTTGAAAAAATCATCTTACCATGGGCAAATCTTTATTCATTATTTAATTGGTTATATGATCATACGAGCAATTGTGGAATTCTCAAGAATTAATCCGATGATATTAGGTACGATATCTGTTAGTCATTTAATGAGTATTGTAGGTATAACCATCGGAATATTCTTAATGAAATATTTGAAACCAAGAACCACTATTAATAATGATAATGTAATAACAGCAAAAGATTATTATAAAACAATATTTGCAGTAATTGTATTGATGCTTTTATCGGTCATTATTTATTTTGGGGTACAGGGGTGA
- a CDS encoding DUF2933 domain-containing protein produces MEWILLLLLLLCPLSMVFMMKGHNHGKHQHGHRHGKHQFGHNATVQSDLSSEEEQSSRLDSYKVKQLEGELTMLREQHELLKEKFDDSIESNAKNK; encoded by the coding sequence ATGGAATGGATTTTACTTTTACTGCTTCTTTTATGTCCATTATCAATGGTCTTTATGATGAAAGGTCATAATCATGGAAAACATCAACATGGTCATCGTCATGGGAAACATCAATTTGGTCATAATGCTACTGTACAAAGTGATTTATCGAGTGAAGAAGAACAGTCTTCTAGATTAGACAGCTATAAAGTTAAGCAATTAGAAGGTGAACTTACTATGTTAAGAGAACAACATGAATTGCTTAAAGAAAAATTTGATGACTCTATCGAAAGTAATGCAAAGAATAAGTAA
- a CDS encoding cytochrome D1 domain-containing protein, with protein MPGNRVSVIDTKTQSVIATVLVGAGANNIAISPDGKLAYVTFTRDVISGVSVIDTKTHSVIANIQLGVGAVGIAFTPDSKLAYIVIDSGDISAIDTKTHSVIATVPVGADPEAIAITPNGKLAYVANRGTINEPATVSIIDIKTHSVIATVVVSMGGDPFAVEITTRL; from the coding sequence ATGCCAGGTAACAGAGTTTCCGTTATTGATACGAAAACACAATCTGTAATTGCTACCGTTTTGGTGGGGGCAGGGGCTAATAATATTGCGATTTCACCTGACGGGAAACTAGCTTATGTTACTTTCACTAGAGATGTGATAAGTGGTGTGTCAGTTATTGATACGAAAACACACTCGGTTATTGCAAATATTCAATTAGGGGTTGGAGCCGTAGGTATCGCTTTTACACCTGATAGTAAACTTGCCTATATTGTAATCGATTCAGGTGATATATCAGCGATCGACACGAAAACTCATTCTGTTATTGCAACTGTCCCAGTAGGTGCCGATCCGGAAGCAATAGCAATCACACCAAATGGGAAACTAGCTTATGTCGCAAATCGAGGAACAATTAATGAACCAGCTACTGTGTCAATCATAGATATTAAAACTCATAGTGTGATCGCGACAGTAGTTGTGAGTATGGGGGGAGATCCGTTTGCAGTTGAAATCACAACTAGATTATAA